From a single Armatimonadota bacterium genomic region:
- the mutL gene encoding DNA mismatch repair endonuclease MutL gives MSTAAHLEPSKPAIRLLDNHTVNQIAAGEVVERPASAVKELVENALDAGATQITVRLEDAGRTLIEVADNGAGMDSESARLALLRHATSKIVTAEDLNRIVSYGFRGEALPSIASVSTMTLSTSSDPDGARAVLRVDGGEVSETAYEPGPQGTTVRVEGLFAAVPARLKFLKTDATELNQCVEAVSRFAVLRPDVAFRVEHHGTALLRTTGSGDPLSALAEVWSPELAGALVPISASNGYATVTGYVSPPHLTKPTRAMQWVYVNGRVVRSRTLTAALDQAYRSLTPDRRYPVAVLSLDIDPAELDVNVSPTKSEVKFHREGGVFDAVRRGVKDALLSHGMVPSLAGVQAANEALAQYAQPHLAVWPGSASALSVAAQAPVAGTGFAPVGGEEGATPGATGTTLPDLLDGLRILGQVDHTFILAENRHSILVVDQHVAHERILYEMLCNTRGGAAVERQHLLEPATIPVGRRVAALVIEQSADFAAMGFEVEPFGPDSLLVRTVPALGRGRAALDVLQDMLDELADGAGQTNWTPTRDDVYIMCSCKMAIKAGDPLGHAEMQKLIEDLAQTENPYLCPHGRPITITWPKGDIRRRFKR, from the coding sequence GTGAGCACCGCGGCCCACCTGGAACCATCCAAGCCGGCCATCCGGCTGCTGGACAACCACACGGTCAACCAAATCGCCGCCGGGGAAGTCGTGGAGCGCCCCGCTTCGGCCGTCAAGGAGCTCGTTGAAAATGCCCTCGATGCCGGCGCAACCCAAATCACGGTTCGCCTTGAAGACGCGGGCCGAACCTTGATCGAAGTCGCCGACAACGGGGCCGGCATGGACAGCGAATCGGCGCGGCTTGCCCTGCTCCGCCATGCAACCAGCAAAATCGTCACGGCCGAAGACCTCAACCGGATCGTCAGCTACGGGTTCCGCGGCGAGGCCCTTCCCTCGATCGCCTCGGTCTCCACCATGACCCTATCGACCTCATCCGATCCCGATGGAGCCCGGGCCGTGCTGCGCGTGGATGGGGGAGAAGTCTCGGAAACCGCCTACGAACCCGGCCCCCAGGGCACCACCGTCCGGGTCGAAGGGCTCTTTGCCGCCGTCCCGGCCCGCCTCAAGTTCCTCAAAACCGACGCGACCGAACTCAACCAATGCGTCGAGGCGGTCAGCCGGTTCGCCGTGTTGCGCCCCGATGTCGCTTTCCGCGTTGAGCACCACGGCACGGCCCTGCTGCGGACAACCGGCTCCGGGGATCCCTTGTCTGCCCTCGCCGAAGTCTGGTCGCCGGAACTGGCGGGTGCCCTGGTGCCGATATCAGCCTCCAACGGCTATGCCACCGTCACCGGGTATGTCAGCCCGCCGCACCTGACTAAGCCAACCCGGGCGATGCAATGGGTTTATGTCAACGGCCGGGTCGTCCGTTCGCGCACCTTAACGGCGGCCCTCGACCAAGCCTACCGCTCGCTGACCCCCGACCGGCGGTACCCCGTGGCCGTCCTCAGCCTCGACATCGACCCCGCGGAACTGGATGTCAATGTTTCTCCGACCAAATCCGAGGTGAAATTCCATCGCGAAGGCGGCGTGTTCGACGCGGTGAGGCGCGGCGTGAAAGATGCCCTGCTCAGCCACGGCATGGTTCCTTCGCTGGCAGGGGTTCAAGCGGCCAACGAGGCCCTGGCGCAATACGCCCAACCCCACCTGGCGGTTTGGCCGGGCAGCGCCTCCGCACTCTCGGTTGCGGCCCAAGCACCAGTCGCCGGCACCGGCTTTGCCCCGGTTGGGGGCGAGGAGGGTGCGACCCCCGGAGCCACGGGGACGACCCTCCCCGACCTGCTCGACGGCCTGCGCATCCTGGGTCAGGTCGACCACACCTTCATCCTGGCCGAGAACCGCCACAGCATCCTGGTGGTGGACCAGCATGTCGCCCACGAACGCATCCTCTATGAAATGCTCTGCAACACCCGGGGTGGGGCGGCCGTGGAACGCCAGCACCTCTTGGAACCGGCCACGATCCCGGTTGGCCGCCGCGTCGCTGCCTTGGTGATTGAACAGTCCGCAGATTTCGCCGCAATGGGCTTTGAAGTCGAGCCGTTCGGGCCCGATTCGCTCTTGGTTCGGACGGTACCGGCCCTCGGCCGGGGCCGCGCCGCCCTCGACGTTTTGCAGGATATGTTGGACGAACTCGCCGACGGCGCCGGCCAGACCAATTGGACGCCGACTCGCGACGATGTGTACATCATGTGCTCCTGCAAAATGGCAATCAAGGCGGGGGATCCCTTGGGCCACGCCGAAATGCAGAAGCTGATCGAGGATCTGGCCCAAACGGAAAATCCTTATCTGTGTCCCCACGGCCGCCCGATCACCATCACCTGGCCCAAAGGCGACATCCGGCGGCGGTTCAAACGGTGA
- a CDS encoding DNA-processing protein DprA, which yields MLRGDWQAGACVFAALYTPDDAWRAAPARRWLRVADALAAAPAASLSGAAGLLSRAGMWEESALLAEPGRLAWGESLIACGRVLTPFDPRYPSGWLDALGSGAPPALWVSGTLPSRPLVGVVGSRVLPLPAQRLARGIGAFLVGSGRGVVSGGAWGADRLGVAGAVSAGGGCSVEILPCGLGCADASSASARLSPWPPNAAFSGPRAMARNRLIYAWSRQAVVVHARYGAGGTWGGAVDALRRGLGQVIVADWGDAASAALCALGGVSLSCGPGWQAGLEFALRQPLAAAQPDLFGFGVVREPVCRYRTA from the coding sequence ATGCTAAGGGGAGATTGGCAGGCTGGGGCATGCGTTTTTGCCGCCCTTTATACGCCTGATGATGCTTGGCGGGCGGCGCCGGCTCGGCGCTGGCTGCGGGTTGCCGACGCGCTGGCCGCCGCGCCAGCGGCGAGCCTGTCCGGGGCCGCGGGATTGCTGTCGCGTGCTGGGATGTGGGAGGAATCCGCTTTGTTGGCGGAGCCCGGCCGCTTGGCGTGGGGCGAATCGCTGATTGCATGTGGGCGGGTGTTGACCCCCTTCGATCCCCGTTACCCCTCCGGTTGGTTGGATGCTTTGGGCTCCGGAGCCCCGCCGGCCCTTTGGGTGTCGGGCACTTTGCCGTCGCGGCCCCTTGTCGGCGTGGTGGGCTCGCGCGTCCTCCCTCTCCCCGCCCAACGGCTGGCGCGCGGCATCGGCGCATTTTTGGTGGGATCAGGGCGCGGCGTGGTTTCGGGCGGGGCGTGGGGGGCCGATCGCCTGGGGGTGGCGGGGGCGGTTTCGGCGGGCGGCGGTTGTTCGGTGGAGATCCTCCCCTGCGGGTTGGGTTGCGCCGATGCTTCGTCGGCTTCGGCTCGGCTCAGTCCCTGGCCGCCCAATGCCGCCTTCTCGGGCCCGCGGGCCATGGCGCGCAATCGCCTGATCTACGCCTGGTCGCGCCAGGCGGTCGTGGTCCACGCCCGCTACGGAGCCGGGGGCACCTGGGGTGGGGCCGTCGACGCCCTGCGCCGGGGGTTGGGGCAGGTTATCGTGGCCGACTGGGGCGATGCGGCATCCGCGGCCCTCTGCGCTTTGGGTGGGGTGAGTCTGTCTTGCGGCCCCGGGTGGCAAGCAGGTTTGGAGTTCGCCTTGCGCCAGCCCTTGGCCGCGGCCCAGCCCGACCTCTTCGGGTTTGGGGTGGTGCGCGAGCCGGTATGCCGCTACCGGACCGCCTGA
- the ruvC gene encoding crossover junction endodeoxyribonuclease RuvC, with protein sequence MRVAGIDPGIGRLGWAVVDKCGSRLTAVAFGLIETPPGPVPERLQVIHRSVLDVFRLHGPDALATERLLFTKNQTTAMDVAKALGCVLLAGAESALPHTEYSPPEIKLAVTGTGSAEKRQVQFMVAKLLGLAETPKPDDVADALAIAVTHALRHPAGQAVR encoded by the coding sequence GTGAGGGTGGCCGGGATCGACCCGGGGATCGGGCGCTTGGGCTGGGCGGTCGTCGACAAGTGCGGTTCACGGCTCACGGCCGTCGCCTTTGGCCTGATCGAAACTCCGCCCGGCCCCGTCCCCGAACGGCTCCAGGTGATCCACCGAAGTGTTTTGGACGTGTTCCGCTTGCACGGGCCCGACGCCTTGGCCACCGAACGGCTGCTCTTCACCAAGAACCAGACCACCGCCATGGATGTCGCTAAGGCCCTGGGCTGCGTCCTCCTGGCCGGTGCCGAATCCGCGCTCCCCCATACCGAATACTCCCCGCCCGAGATCAAGCTGGCGGTCACCGGCACCGGGTCGGCCGAAAAGAGACAAGTGCAGTTCATGGTCGCCAAGCTGCTGGGGCTGGCCGAAACCCCAAAACCCGACGATGTGGCCGATGCCCTGGCGATCGCGGTTACCCACGCCTTGCGCCACCCGGCCGGTCAGGCGGTCCGGTAG
- a CDS encoding alpha-mannosidase produces the protein MEKHPGQTLRRIRQFIDFQLKELVIGSIEPLQAELCIGAHPDADSARAAKGWKPVKTGDSWGPAYQEGWYRVTGTLPEPREGHAPVLVYGLNPQIAWEYSPNVEGTIWAGNHPVGGLDFGHEYFRLDPAATAIDLLVQTFAHNKETTVFRPEKPRTAKPEVYNGFHTALLDEERLQLFHDAEFAYDLIEAFPEGDPSAALILRALNDVCNQFSESNRRTWKDARKSIKAALESIAVEPPHTIHAFGHAHLDTAWLWPLSVTRLKMAHTTAVQLSLAERYPSHHYVHSQASQYEWIEKGHPGLFKRVKAAIKAGNWEPVGSMWVEADCNLTGAESLVRQFLYGRNYFKDKLGVECLDMFLPDVFGYSAALPQILRKFNIEAFLTQKLSWNHTNKIPHNTFWWQGIDGSKVFAHFPPADTYVADCSPKQIAQSVKNHRDHGRSDRSLYLYGFGDGGGGPTEWHIERLNRAKLAPGLPMVETAGGAREFYRAAIDEAKDLLTWSGELYLEAHRGTYTSQAACKAENRRCEFLLRDAELLCAFEPDFPKAYPQEELEKAWKIVLLNQFHDIIPGSSVKEVYEEAARDYAEASALAQKCLDGALASIAKPFGTAGLENPAALFHQAEHETQGATDAFNGKGIQSINCGDECLPTQEIDLWGKRSLIFAIPSAARNSVALADFSTAPAPETRRLKVSNRKLENDEWVVRFDTHGNITSIASQDDSPLEFIVPGRLANLFQLLDDRPAFWDAWDTELYAQETAIDLVRSTSFEIVERGPVRVAVELTKHFGKSTIKQRISLGPTPGIRFDTWVDWHESHKFLKVLFPVNANTAKATCEIQFGHVERPTHRNTSWDMARFEICAQKWVDVSEGGHGAALINTGKYGHDVHGADLRLSLLRSPKAPDPTCDMGEHRFTYVFLPHFDQVVQSDVVAAAYAVNAPCRVHPLAAQKGDAQSAGPFLQTTSRSLVVESVKKAEKSGHRIVRLYEAHNSRGVATLHSSVPVKRAWLCDMEETPLNELEVSDGAVQIGYLPFEILTIALEQ, from the coding sequence ATGGAAAAGCACCCCGGCCAGACCCTGCGCCGCATCCGGCAGTTCATCGACTTCCAACTGAAAGAACTGGTCATTGGCTCCATCGAGCCCCTGCAAGCCGAATTGTGCATCGGGGCCCACCCAGATGCGGATTCTGCCCGGGCGGCCAAAGGGTGGAAGCCCGTCAAAACCGGGGACAGTTGGGGGCCCGCCTACCAAGAAGGGTGGTACCGCGTCACGGGCACCCTGCCAGAACCCCGAGAAGGGCATGCCCCGGTTCTCGTCTACGGGCTCAACCCCCAAATCGCCTGGGAGTACTCCCCAAACGTTGAAGGCACCATCTGGGCCGGCAACCACCCCGTCGGGGGGCTGGATTTCGGCCACGAGTATTTCCGGCTCGACCCAGCGGCCACCGCCATCGACCTCCTCGTCCAGACTTTTGCCCATAACAAGGAAACAACCGTCTTCCGGCCGGAAAAGCCCCGCACCGCCAAGCCCGAAGTCTACAACGGGTTCCACACGGCCCTTCTCGACGAAGAGCGCCTGCAACTGTTTCACGACGCCGAATTCGCCTATGACCTGATCGAAGCCTTCCCCGAAGGCGACCCGTCCGCCGCCCTCATCCTCCGGGCCCTCAACGACGTCTGCAACCAGTTTTCCGAATCGAACCGGCGGACCTGGAAAGACGCCCGCAAGTCCATCAAGGCTGCCCTGGAATCAATCGCCGTCGAACCGCCGCACACGATTCATGCCTTTGGCCATGCCCACCTGGACACGGCCTGGCTTTGGCCGCTCTCGGTCACCCGGCTTAAAATGGCCCACACGACGGCGGTTCAACTCAGCCTGGCCGAACGGTATCCCTCTCACCACTACGTCCACAGCCAAGCCAGCCAATACGAGTGGATCGAAAAGGGCCACCCCGGACTGTTTAAACGCGTCAAAGCCGCCATCAAAGCCGGCAATTGGGAGCCCGTCGGGTCAATGTGGGTTGAGGCCGACTGCAACCTCACCGGGGCCGAAAGCCTCGTCCGCCAGTTCCTCTACGGCCGCAACTATTTCAAAGACAAGCTCGGTGTTGAATGTCTCGACATGTTCTTGCCGGATGTCTTTGGCTATTCCGCCGCTTTGCCCCAAATCCTGCGCAAATTTAACATCGAAGCGTTCCTCACCCAAAAACTGAGTTGGAACCACACCAACAAAATCCCCCACAACACGTTTTGGTGGCAAGGGATCGACGGGAGCAAGGTGTTTGCCCACTTTCCGCCCGCCGACACCTACGTCGCCGACTGCTCTCCCAAGCAGATCGCCCAATCAGTCAAAAACCACCGTGACCACGGCCGATCCGACCGTAGTCTTTACCTTTATGGGTTCGGGGACGGGGGCGGCGGCCCAACCGAATGGCACATCGAGCGGCTCAACCGCGCCAAGCTCGCCCCCGGGCTCCCGATGGTCGAAACCGCGGGCGGTGCCCGGGAGTTCTACCGGGCCGCAATCGACGAGGCGAAGGATCTCCTCACCTGGTCCGGAGAGCTCTACCTAGAAGCCCACCGCGGGACCTACACCAGCCAAGCCGCCTGCAAAGCCGAGAACCGCCGCTGCGAATTTCTGCTCCGCGACGCCGAACTGCTCTGCGCCTTTGAACCCGATTTCCCCAAAGCCTATCCCCAAGAAGAGCTGGAAAAGGCCTGGAAAATCGTCTTGCTCAACCAGTTCCACGACATCATCCCCGGATCGTCGGTCAAGGAAGTCTACGAAGAAGCCGCCCGCGACTATGCCGAAGCCAGCGCTTTGGCCCAAAAATGCCTGGACGGGGCCCTCGCCTCCATTGCCAAGCCTTTTGGGACCGCCGGGCTGGAAAACCCGGCCGCCTTGTTCCACCAAGCCGAACACGAAACCCAAGGCGCAACCGATGCCTTTAACGGGAAAGGCATCCAATCCATAAACTGTGGCGACGAGTGCCTCCCGACCCAAGAAATCGACCTGTGGGGGAAACGCTCGCTCATCTTCGCGATCCCCTCGGCGGCCAGGAACAGCGTCGCATTGGCCGACTTTTCCACGGCGCCAGCCCCCGAAACCAGGCGGCTCAAAGTCAGCAACCGGAAGCTGGAGAACGATGAATGGGTCGTCAGGTTCGATACCCACGGCAACATCACGAGCATTGCCAGCCAAGATGATTCCCCACTGGAATTCATCGTCCCCGGGCGGCTCGCCAACCTGTTCCAACTCCTGGACGACCGGCCGGCTTTTTGGGACGCCTGGGATACCGAGCTTTATGCCCAGGAAACCGCAATCGACCTCGTCCGTAGCACGTCGTTCGAGATCGTCGAACGGGGGCCGGTGCGGGTTGCCGTCGAACTCACCAAACACTTCGGAAAATCCACGATCAAGCAGCGCATTAGCTTGGGGCCCACCCCGGGGATCCGGTTCGACACGTGGGTGGATTGGCACGAATCGCACAAATTCCTCAAAGTGCTCTTTCCCGTCAACGCCAACACCGCCAAAGCGACATGCGAAATCCAATTTGGGCATGTCGAACGGCCAACCCACCGCAACACGAGCTGGGATATGGCTCGGTTCGAAATTTGCGCGCAAAAGTGGGTCGACGTCAGCGAAGGCGGCCATGGAGCTGCCCTCATCAACACCGGCAAGTACGGCCACGACGTCCACGGGGCCGACTTGCGCCTTTCCTTGTTGAGGTCGCCCAAAGCACCGGATCCCACTTGCGATATGGGTGAGCACCGGTTCACCTACGTCTTTTTGCCTCACTTTGACCAAGTGGTGCAAAGCGATGTGGTCGCCGCCGCGTATGCGGTCAACGCCCCCTGCCGCGTGCATCCCCTGGCTGCCCAGAAAGGCGACGCCCAATCGGCCGGGCCCTTCCTCCAAACCACTTCCCGAAGCCTGGTTGTGGAGTCCGTCAAAAAAGCTGAAAAGTCTGGTCACCGTATCGTGCGGCTCTACGAAGCCCACAACTCCCGCGGGGTGGCCACTCTCCATTCTTCGGTGCCGGTCAAACGGGCCTGGCTCTGTGACATGGAAGAAACCCCGCTCAACGAACTCGAAGTTTCCGATGGGGCGGTGCAAATCGGATATCTCCCGTTCGAGATCCTGACCATCGCTCTGGAACAATGA
- a CDS encoding beta-lactamase family protein — protein sequence MIAALALFVAQPPASISQELEAFRTQNHIAGLSAAVWQGGRQQYAQAFGFRDVAGGQAAGVSDLYRLASVSKPITAIGMMSLVEDGRLELDSPAAKWLKDLPAGHSYTVRQLLCHTAGITHYRGPSDPTTACFDHFPALKSACLLFIHSPLLSPPGEKYSYSTHGYTLAGAVLESATGMRFANYMRRRVMTYAGPGGLDCENLAEPPKPNRTSLYRASQSGPVAETKREDLSWKYPGGGMEATAPGLARFGDALMAGKVVKQSSLQQLWTRQKTNDGKEIGYGLGFDINADGTRLHTGAQQGARTVFYIDPANKLTVVVLCNTSGNFDMAALAKSIAARYQTPLSAKLTP from the coding sequence ATGATCGCCGCCCTCGCCCTTTTCGTCGCCCAACCCCCGGCCAGCATCAGTCAAGAACTCGAGGCGTTCCGGACGCAGAACCACATCGCCGGGCTCTCCGCCGCGGTGTGGCAGGGGGGCAGGCAGCAATATGCCCAAGCCTTCGGGTTCCGCGACGTGGCCGGAGGCCAAGCGGCGGGGGTCAGCGACCTTTACCGCCTTGCCTCCGTCAGCAAGCCGATCACGGCGATCGGCATGATGTCCCTGGTTGAAGATGGGCGGTTAGAACTCGACAGCCCGGCGGCCAAGTGGCTTAAAGACCTGCCGGCTGGGCACAGCTACACGGTTCGCCAACTCCTTTGCCACACCGCCGGCATCACCCATTACCGGGGCCCATCCGACCCGACTACCGCTTGCTTTGACCACTTCCCGGCCCTGAAGTCGGCCTGCCTTCTGTTCATCCATTCCCCACTCCTTAGCCCGCCGGGGGAAAAATACAGTTACAGCACCCACGGGTACACGCTTGCCGGCGCCGTGCTTGAATCCGCTACGGGCATGCGGTTCGCCAACTACATGAGACGCCGGGTCATGACATACGCCGGGCCCGGGGGTTTGGATTGCGAGAACCTTGCCGAACCCCCAAAACCGAACCGGACGAGTCTCTACCGCGCCAGTCAAAGCGGCCCGGTCGCCGAAACAAAGCGGGAAGACCTCTCCTGGAAATACCCGGGGGGCGGCATGGAGGCAACGGCACCGGGCTTGGCCCGGTTTGGCGATGCCCTTATGGCGGGCAAAGTTGTGAAGCAATCCAGCCTGCAACAGCTGTGGACGCGGCAAAAAACCAATGATGGGAAGGAAATCGGCTATGGCCTGGGGTTCGACATCAACGCCGATGGCACACGCCTGCACACGGGGGCGCAACAAGGGGCAAGGACGGTCTTCTATATCGACCCGGCCAACAAGCTGACAGTCGTCGTGCTTTGCAACACATCGGGGAATTTCGACATGGCAGCCCTAGCCAAAAGCATCGCCGCCCGATATCAGACGCCCCTTTCGGCCAAACTAACCCCATGA